A window of Ignicoccus hospitalis KIN4/I contains these coding sequences:
- a CDS encoding RtcB family protein, with the protein MSANIPLKRVGTYEWMIEKGVKPCMKVPAIIFADEYLLEKMKSDRTLDQAANVACLPGIQRASYVMPDGHQGYGFPIGGVAATDPEEGGVISPGGVGYDINCGVRLIRTNLDEKDVRPKLKDLVYTLFRNVPSGLGSTGKVRLSVSELDKVLEEGVYWAVERGYGWSDDPEHIEEHGRMKYADASKVSMRAKQRGAPQLGTLGSGNHFLEVQVVDKIYDERAAKAMGITHEGQVMVMVHTGSRGLGHQVASDYLIKMERAMKKYGIVVPDRELASVPFNSPEAQDYFKAMSAAANYAWTNRQLITHWTRESFKEVFKTDPENLDMHIVYDVAHNIAKIEEHDVDGKRKKLVVHRKGATRAFPPGHPEIPQDYQSIGQPVLIPGSMGTASYVLVGVPTGARVWYSTCHGAGRWLSRAAAVRQYRPREVIEQLSRQGVVLKAAQARVVAEEAPGAYKDVDRVVRVVHEVGISKLVARLRPIGVVKG; encoded by the coding sequence ATGTCTGCCAACATACCTCTGAAGAGGGTCGGCACCTACGAATGGATGATAGAGAAGGGCGTCAAGCCGTGTATGAAGGTGCCGGCAATAATATTCGCCGACGAGTACTTGTTAGAGAAGATGAAGAGCGATAGGACCTTGGACCAAGCGGCCAACGTCGCTTGCCTGCCCGGCATACAGAGGGCCTCCTACGTCATGCCCGACGGCCACCAAGGCTACGGCTTCCCCATAGGCGGGGTGGCCGCCACAGACCCGGAAGAGGGGGGCGTGATATCCCCCGGAGGGGTAGGGTACGACATAAACTGTGGGGTCAGGCTCATAAGGACTAACTTAGACGAAAAGGACGTAAGGCCCAAACTGAAGGACTTGGTCTACACGCTCTTCCGCAACGTGCCCTCCGGGCTGGGCAGCACCGGGAAGGTCAGGCTGAGCGTCAGCGAGCTGGACAAGGTGCTCGAGGAGGGCGTCTACTGGGCGGTGGAGAGGGGCTACGGGTGGAGCGATGACCCAGAGCACATAGAGGAGCACGGCAGGATGAAGTACGCCGACGCCAGCAAGGTAAGCATGAGGGCCAAGCAGAGGGGAGCCCCTCAGCTGGGCACCTTGGGCAGCGGCAACCACTTCCTAGAGGTCCAAGTGGTGGACAAGATCTACGACGAAAGGGCTGCTAAGGCGATGGGCATAACCCACGAGGGCCAAGTAATGGTAATGGTTCACACCGGCTCCAGGGGGTTGGGCCACCAAGTGGCGAGCGACTACTTGATAAAGATGGAAAGGGCGATGAAGAAGTACGGAATTGTGGTCCCCGACAGAGAGCTCGCCTCCGTGCCCTTCAACAGCCCCGAGGCCCAAGACTACTTCAAGGCAATGAGCGCGGCCGCCAACTACGCTTGGACCAACCGCCAGCTGATAACTCACTGGACCAGGGAGAGCTTCAAGGAAGTGTTCAAGACCGACCCCGAGAACTTGGACATGCACATAGTCTACGACGTCGCCCACAACATAGCTAAGATAGAGGAGCACGACGTGGACGGTAAGAGGAAGAAGCTGGTGGTCCACCGGAAGGGCGCCACGAGGGCCTTCCCTCCCGGACACCCGGAGATACCTCAAGACTACCAGAGCATAGGCCAACCGGTGCTCATACCGGGCTCCATGGGCACGGCGAGCTACGTATTGGTCGGAGTCCCCACGGGCGCGAGGGTGTGGTACAGCACTTGCCACGGCGCCGGGAGGTGGCTCAGCAGGGCGGCGGCGGTGAGGCAGTACAGGCCGAGGGAGGTGATAGAGCAGCTCAGCCGTCAAGGCGTGGTGCTGAAGGCCGCCCAAGCTAGGGTGGTGGCCGAGGAGGCCCCCGGGGCCTACAAGGACGTGGACAGAGTGGTCAGGGTAGTCCACGAGGTCGGCATAAGCAAGCTCGTGGCGAGGCTGAGGCCCATAGGAGTGGTCAAGGGCTGA